The following proteins are co-located in the Camelina sativa cultivar DH55 chromosome 12, Cs, whole genome shotgun sequence genome:
- the LOC109128034 gene encoding uncharacterized protein LOC109128034 — MREYETEFNRLKRYGGNEMVDEQVQIRRFLRGMRVDVRNRCMIWNFRSLAKLVEKAAMLVDGLAEEAQQPSRGTAVQQAPMVKTKSGTGNKQTGSWKPTGKASGSVRVCPTCRKRHSGQCQRLLGTCLACSGKDHMASNCPNKGSDTRVCYQCGQAGHIRPNCPQLGTQGQKRASEVLPLPPPPKQPAIMPRVYSIADGHVKASTSWQITGTLLMGGVETHVMFDTGATHCFVSPNMIGKGGFRKEPGDHFGLVQAAGGQVMMTYGVVHNISVMVCGMDMPADLVICRVKAHDVIIGMDWLSKHMAHLDCYRGRVVLETAKGMVGYQGIRPLSGYLLVSAVQAEQLISNGCDEYLALIMIEEVGTGTGLQEIPVVREYESVFGPLSGLPPARSDPFTIKLEPGTAPISRAPYQMAPAEMAELKKQLGDRVAHHRTHQCSL, encoded by the exons ATGCGAGAGTATGAGACCGAGTTCAACCGACTCAAGAGGTACGGTGGTAATGAGATGGTGGATGAGCAAGTGCAGATTCGTCGGTTCTTGCGAGGCATGAGAGTGGATGTCCGCAATCGATGCATGATTTGGAACTTCAGGAGTCTTGCCAAGCTGGTTGAAAAGGCGGCCATGTTGGTGGACGGACTGGCCGAGGAAGCTCAGCAACCTTCCAGAGGAACTGCGGTGCAACAGGCGCCGATGGTGAAAACCAAATCGGGAACTGGGAATAAGCAGACTGGGAGTTGGAAACCTACGGGTAAGGCTTCGGGCAGTGTGCGTGTGTGTCCGACGTGCCGCAAGAGGCATTCGGGACAGTGCCAACGGTTACTCGGTACTTGTCTTGCTTGCAGTGGGAAGGACCACATGGCCAGCAATTGTCCGAACAAGGGAAGTGACACACGAGTGTGCTACCAATGTGGGCAGGCGGGACACATCCGGCCAAACTGTCCGCAGTTGGGAACGCAAGGGCAGAAACGGGCCAGCGAGGTGCTGCCATTGCCACCACCGCCGAAACAGCCGGCGATTATGCCTAGGGTGTACTCGATCGCGGACGGGCATGTCAAAGCGAGCACTTCATGGCAGATCACTG GGACATTACTTATGGGCGGTGTGGAAACACATGTGATGTTTGACACTGGGGCTACGCATTGTTTTGTGAGTCCAAATATGATTGGGAAAGGCGGTTTCCGGAAGGAACCCGGAGATCATTTTGGTTTAGTACAAGCAGCAGGCGGCCAAGTGATGATGACATACGGAGTAGTACATAACATCTCGGTCATGGTGTGTGGTATGGACATGCCGGCAGACTTGGTCATATGTCGAGTGAAGGCACACGATGTGATAATAGGCATGGATTGGCTAAGCAAACACATGGCCCACTTGGACTGCTACCGCGGGCGAGTAGTGTTAGAGACTGCCAAGGGAATGGTAGGATATCAGGGCATCAGGCCATTGTCGGGATATCTGTTAGTCTCGGCGGTGCAGGCTGAACAGTTGATTAGTAATGGATGCGATGAATATTTGGCTTTGATCATGATAGAGGAAGTGGGTACGGGTACAGGACTGCAGGAGATACCGGTGGTACGTGAATATGAGAGTGTGTTCGGACCCCTGTCCGGATTACCACCAGCACGGTCAGACCCGTTCACTATCAAACTGGAACCTGGTACGGCTCCGATATCAAGAGCTCCGTACCAAATGGCACCGGCGGAGATGGCCGAATTAAAGAAACAGTTGGGAGACCGAGTAGCTCACCATAGGACGCACCAGTGCtctttgtaa